Proteins from one Hypanus sabinus isolate sHypSab1 chromosome X2, sHypSab1.hap1, whole genome shotgun sequence genomic window:
- the LOC132385223 gene encoding ATP-sensitive inward rectifier potassium channel 1-like isoform X2, whose protein sequence is MFKSLRQRLTRNRAGPNRRRARLVSKDGRCNIEFGNVREHSKIGFLVDIWTTVLDLKWRYQMAIFISAFLGSWFLFGLLWYAVAYMHRDLPEFSPSHSHIPCVQNLNGLTSAFLFSLETQVTIGYGFRCVTEQCGEAIFLLVTQSILGVIINSFMCGAILAKISRPKKRAKTITFSKTAVISKRGGKLCLLIRVANLRKSLLIGSHIYGKLLKTTVTLEGETIIMDQVNIDFVVDAGNENLFFISPLTIYHIIDKTSPFYEMSAETIKQQDFELVVFLDGTIEATSATCQVRTSYIPEEVFWGYRFAPIVSKSKEGKYRVDFSNFGKTVQVDTPHCAHCHQIEKEAKINDNDNVITQVNEVNETKM, encoded by the coding sequence ATGTTCAAATCCCTCCGCCAGCGATTAACCAGAAACCGAGCAGGACCCAATCGCCGGAGAGCTCGCCTGGTGTCCAAAGATGGGAGGTGTAACATAGAATTTGGAAATGTTAGAGAACATTCAAAGATTGGCTTCCTTGTGGATATTTGGACAACTGTCCTTGACCTCAAGTGGAGGTACCAGATGGCTATCTTTATCTCAGCGTTTCTGGGAAGCTGGTTTCTCTTTGGTTTGCTGTGGTACGCTGTTGCTTACATGCATAGGGATCTTCCTGAATTTTCACCTTCCCACAGCCACATACCTTGTGTGCAGAACCTCAATGGATTGACTAGTGCCTTTCTGTTCTCGCTTGAGACTCAGGTTACCATTGGTTATGGCTTCAGATGTGTGACAGAACAATGCGGTGAAGCTATCTTCCTCTTGGTGACTCAATCcatccttggtgttatcattaaCTCCTTCATGTGTGGAGCCATTCTGGCCAAGATCTCCAGGCCAAAGAAACGAGCCAAAACCATTACCTTCAGCAAGACTGCTGTGATCAGCAAACGTGGGGGCAAACTCTGCCTCCTGATCCGAGTTGCCAACCTCAGGAAAAGCCTTCTCATTGGCAGCCATATTTATGGCAAACTTTTGAAAACCACTGTGACACTAGAGGGGGAAACCATCATAATGGACCAGGTCAACATCGACTTTGTTGTTGATGCAGGGAATGAGAATCTATTTTTCATATCACCTTTGACAATCTACCACATCATTGACAAAACCAGCCCCTTTTATGAGATGTCAGCTGAGACCATCAAGCAACAAGACTTTGAGCTGGTGGTCTTCCTGGATGGCACTATAGAAGCCACCAGTGCCACCTGCCAGGTACGAACCTCATATATACCAGAAGAAGTGTTCTGGGGCTATCGGTTCGCACCCATTGTCTCCAAATCGAAGGAAGGGAAATATAGAGtagatttctctaactttggAAAAACAGTGCAGGTGGACACCCCACATTGTGCACATTGCCATCAGATTGAGAAGGAGGCCAAGATCAATGACAATGACAACGTGATAACCCAGGTCAATGAAGTAAATGAGACCAAAATGTGA
- the LOC132385223 gene encoding ATP-sensitive inward rectifier potassium channel 1-like isoform X1 — protein sequence MSLSPSCEEKMYCTSIDLQILFYIMFKSLRQRLTRNRAGPNRRRARLVSKDGRCNIEFGNVREHSKIGFLVDIWTTVLDLKWRYQMAIFISAFLGSWFLFGLLWYAVAYMHRDLPEFSPSHSHIPCVQNLNGLTSAFLFSLETQVTIGYGFRCVTEQCGEAIFLLVTQSILGVIINSFMCGAILAKISRPKKRAKTITFSKTAVISKRGGKLCLLIRVANLRKSLLIGSHIYGKLLKTTVTLEGETIIMDQVNIDFVVDAGNENLFFISPLTIYHIIDKTSPFYEMSAETIKQQDFELVVFLDGTIEATSATCQVRTSYIPEEVFWGYRFAPIVSKSKEGKYRVDFSNFGKTVQVDTPHCAHCHQIEKEAKINDNDNVITQVNEVNETKM from the coding sequence ATTTACAGATACTTTTCTACATAATGTTCAAATCCCTCCGCCAGCGATTAACCAGAAACCGAGCAGGACCCAATCGCCGGAGAGCTCGCCTGGTGTCCAAAGATGGGAGGTGTAACATAGAATTTGGAAATGTTAGAGAACATTCAAAGATTGGCTTCCTTGTGGATATTTGGACAACTGTCCTTGACCTCAAGTGGAGGTACCAGATGGCTATCTTTATCTCAGCGTTTCTGGGAAGCTGGTTTCTCTTTGGTTTGCTGTGGTACGCTGTTGCTTACATGCATAGGGATCTTCCTGAATTTTCACCTTCCCACAGCCACATACCTTGTGTGCAGAACCTCAATGGATTGACTAGTGCCTTTCTGTTCTCGCTTGAGACTCAGGTTACCATTGGTTATGGCTTCAGATGTGTGACAGAACAATGCGGTGAAGCTATCTTCCTCTTGGTGACTCAATCcatccttggtgttatcattaaCTCCTTCATGTGTGGAGCCATTCTGGCCAAGATCTCCAGGCCAAAGAAACGAGCCAAAACCATTACCTTCAGCAAGACTGCTGTGATCAGCAAACGTGGGGGCAAACTCTGCCTCCTGATCCGAGTTGCCAACCTCAGGAAAAGCCTTCTCATTGGCAGCCATATTTATGGCAAACTTTTGAAAACCACTGTGACACTAGAGGGGGAAACCATCATAATGGACCAGGTCAACATCGACTTTGTTGTTGATGCAGGGAATGAGAATCTATTTTTCATATCACCTTTGACAATCTACCACATCATTGACAAAACCAGCCCCTTTTATGAGATGTCAGCTGAGACCATCAAGCAACAAGACTTTGAGCTGGTGGTCTTCCTGGATGGCACTATAGAAGCCACCAGTGCCACCTGCCAGGTACGAACCTCATATATACCAGAAGAAGTGTTCTGGGGCTATCGGTTCGCACCCATTGTCTCCAAATCGAAGGAAGGGAAATATAGAGtagatttctctaactttggAAAAACAGTGCAGGTGGACACCCCACATTGTGCACATTGCCATCAGATTGAGAAGGAGGCCAAGATCAATGACAATGACAACGTGATAACCCAGGTCAATGAAGTAAATGAGACCAAAATGTGA